The stretch of DNA TTGATATTAGGGTCGTTGGTTTCGTAAACAAGTTGTCCCCAACGATTGAAAATACTCATATTGACGCTGCTGACAAATTGATTGTGGCGAGGCACAAACAAGTCATTGTGTTGATCATTGTTGGGTGTGAAAACATTGGGCAATTCATACTCAATACACGTTTCGACACAAACTTGGGCAGCAGCACTTTCATTATAGAAAGAATCAATAGCAGTTACTTGATAACAGCCTGCAAGCGAAGTTTCTACAAAATGTTCGTAGGAAAGGATATTGGGATTGTTGATAGAATCCAACAATACTTTTTCTTGTGTAAAAGGAGAAGTATAGTAAATGTAGTATCCAATCACGTCATCGGTGTCAGTACAAGATTCATTCGGATTGGTCCAAGATAAGCTGTTTTTCAATTCGTCAGAAATGGGTTCTTCATCGTTTTCACAAACATTGGAAACCGTCAGAATAGGAGGACATGGAGGAATCATATCTCGTGGTATTTCACAGGTGATTTGTGAACGATTGAGTAATGGATCTACAATGCCATCACTTCCATAAGTGCCAATAGCTTGGATGTAGTAGCAGTATTCTTTGCCGTTTATCAAATCTTCGTCTGTAAAAGCTTCCTCTTCACTGATTCCAATTTGTATAAATGAACCGTCAGGTTGTTCTCTAAAGATGTTGTATTCATAGTTGATCCACGGCACATTGAAACTCCAAGTCAAATTTACAGCATTGTCATCGGGGCTTGTACCTAGGTAAACGGTGGAGGCAATGGCTGTTTCGGCCAACAGTTCACCAGCAGTATAAAATTTGACGGTGTAACTATAGGCATTTTGAATCGTGTTTAAGCCCTCATCTAAAAAGGTGGTATCATTGGCTTCGCTAAAAGTTTGGGCTGTCCAAGTACCAATGAGTGCTGGATTGTTGCCTTCAAAACCTACTGAGCGGTAAAGTTCATAAACATAAGGCCCTGTATTGACAACTGTATCAAGGGCGGCAGCTTTGGGTTTAGACCATGCAACATTTATCTGACCATTATCGGGGTCGGTGGTTTCTACATCAGCATTGGTCATGACAGGTGCATTTTGTGGCAACTCTATGCAGGTATTGTCAGATGCCATGCTCGAAATGATATTGAAGGGAGTGGGCGGATTGGAGTTGGTGAAAGCATCTGCAAATTCTGCTACAATGCGGTAGGAGTAGTTTACACCTCTGATGGCAGAATCATCTACAAAAAATAGATTTTTGATGGGGTCGGGGGTGAGTAAAGTATATCCCAAGCCTCCCAAACCTAATTTACATCGGTCAATGTCCATGCTGTCACAACCTGCCTTTCGCCAAACGGTATAACCTCTAAATTTTTCGCTATCAGCACAATTGTGTGATTCCCAATTTATTTGTATATCACGCCCTACTATTTCGGAGGTGACGTTGGGTGTTGGAGGTGGGGCGAGGGTGATTTGCCATGTTTCCAAATCTACCAAAGGCGGTGAGAAACTATCTTCAGCTCGGAATACAACGGTATATTTTTGACTGAAAATATGGCTACAATCTGTTTGCCAATTGAAGTTGCCGAGTGCAAATCCAGGACCATCATCATAGACAATGAATTCTGCTAAGGGGACTTCTACTTCAAAAGGTCCTCCGAAAGCCTGAAATTTTACGCTTTGTGAAGGAATATCGGTATCTGTTGCCCTAACGTTGATGATGAGATGTTCGCCAATAATGACACAGGTATCGTTAACTTCTGCAATTTGCGGAGGACTATTATTGGAGTCTACAACAACGACTTGCATATCTCGAATCATGTTGCCTATGAATATTCCATTTCTAAATTCGCATATTAGAAAGGCAATATTGTAAACTCCAGGTACTTGAGGAGTTGTCCATATAAACTCACCTGTATTGGGGTTGAGAGATATAGAGTTGGTTCCTGTCGGTGGATTGTTGTTGATTTCATCGGGATATTGATAACCAGGCACATCTGTATTGATGTTGGCAAGTGGTGGAATTAGTTTGAAGACCAAACTATCACCATCTGGATCATATGCATTGGGGTTGTGGACGAAGGTATACCCTACGTTTGCGGTATCTATTGGGGGCTGAAATAGGAGTGGGGAATCATTGAAGCCAAAAATAGAGGGGTCACGTATGATGAGAGTGTCTTGGAGGAAAAAGGGTATTTCTACGGATTCTCCAAAATTGATGTTGATGATGTCTGCAATTCTGTTTGGGTCTTGCATGGTGACAATATACGTGAATGGTCCACCATAGGTGTGACAAATTTCGTATCTATTGAATTTAACAGAGGTGCCGGGTATGGGGACTCCAGAACCATTGGTTCGGGGCGCACCACCTGAGGTTCCATCTCCAAAATTTACGAGTAAGGTGTCACGATCGGCGGAGGTGGCTTCGTTTCGACTGTAAGTAATAATGGTGAAACAATAGCGAAAGGATTGGCCTGGAAGTGGAGCGTGTACGTATTCTATTTGACCTGCTTGATTATGGGTTGCATAAGCGTTTTCATATAAACATGTTAGTGCTA from Chitinophagales bacterium encodes:
- a CDS encoding gliding motility-associated C-terminal domain-containing protein — encoded protein: MKKSIVFTFLTTVLALTCLYENAYATHNQAGQIEYVHAPLPGQSFRYCFTIITYSRNEATSADRDTLLVNFGDGTSGGAPRTNGSGVPIPGTSVKFNRYEICHTYGGPFTYIVTMQDPNRIADIININFGESVEIPFFLQDTLIIRDPSIFGFNDSPLLFQPPIDTANVGYTFVHNPNAYDPDGDSLVFKLIPPLANINTDVPGYQYPDEINNNPPTGTNSISLNPNTGEFIWTTPQVPGVYNIAFLICEFRNGIFIGNMIRDMQVVVVDSNNSPPQIAEVNDTCVIIGEHLIINVRATDTDIPSQSVKFQAFGGPFEVEVPLAEFIVYDDGPGFALGNFNWQTDCSHIFSQKYTVVFRAEDSFSPPLVDLETWQITLAPPPTPNVTSEIVGRDIQINWESHNCADSEKFRGYTVWRKAGCDSMDIDRCKLGLGGLGYTLLTPDPIKNLFFVDDSAIRGVNYSYRIVAEFADAFTNSNPPTPFNIISSMASDNTCIELPQNAPVMTNADVETTDPDNGQINVAWSKPKAAALDTVVNTGPYVYELYRSVGFEGNNPALIGTWTAQTFSEANDTTFLDEGLNTIQNAYSYTVKFYTAGELLAETAIASTVYLGTSPDDNAVNLTWSFNVPWINYEYNIFREQPDGSFIQIGISEEEAFTDEDLINGKEYCYYIQAIGTYGSDGIVDPLLNRSQITCEIPRDMIPPCPPILTVSNVCENDEEPISDELKNSLSWTNPNESCTDTDDVIGYYIYYTSPFTQEKVLLDSINNPNILSYEHFVETSLAGCYQVTAIDSFYNESAAAQVCVETCIEYELPNVFTPNNDQHNDLFVPRHNQFVSSVNMSIFNRWGQLVYETNDPNINWDGTDIKSGELLKEGVYYYVCEVFEQTSDGIELVSLKLDGYIHLIRGQ